In Pseudomonas sp. MYb327, one DNA window encodes the following:
- a CDS encoding GNAT family N-acetyltransferase, giving the protein MPNPNDLTALALPTGNSLTADETEGWLSLNLEGKPLIQLRLTHEPELQVQLSDRFGCPDSKAVWAACYWLFVRNPSCQRLSWILDEAPSESLLSGLLIPTPTVGEYRCERSLFWQLPQPWLGQALAGSYPQQMIISGGKRHPLRPIKPQGEVYRRFDAQLGAWISLRTVDVELDLARFNRWQNSPRVASFWQEKGSLEQHREYLIKLEADPHTLTLIGCFDDQPFAYFEAYWAKEDRIAPFYEAGDYDRGIHMLVGEENHRGPHKVASWLSALVHYLFLDDPRTQRVVAEPRADNGKMIGYMQSQRFHCEKEFDFPHKRAALMVLGRERFFDRCGVV; this is encoded by the coding sequence GCCCTGGCGTTGCCGACAGGCAACAGTCTTACCGCTGATGAAACCGAGGGCTGGCTGAGCCTCAACCTGGAGGGCAAGCCGCTGATCCAGCTGCGGCTAACCCACGAGCCCGAGTTGCAGGTGCAACTGTCGGATCGCTTCGGTTGCCCTGACAGCAAAGCAGTCTGGGCTGCTTGTTATTGGCTATTCGTCCGTAATCCGTCTTGCCAGCGCCTGAGCTGGATACTCGACGAAGCGCCGAGTGAATCCTTGCTCAGCGGGTTGCTGATCCCCACGCCAACCGTTGGCGAATACCGTTGCGAGCGCAGCCTGTTCTGGCAATTGCCGCAGCCGTGGCTGGGTCAGGCGCTAGCTGGCAGTTATCCACAGCAAATGATCATCAGCGGCGGCAAGCGTCATCCGTTGCGACCGATCAAGCCACAGGGCGAGGTGTATCGGCGTTTCGATGCGCAGCTGGGCGCCTGGATTTCCCTGCGCACTGTAGATGTCGAGCTTGACCTGGCACGTTTCAATCGCTGGCAAAACAGCCCGCGGGTTGCCAGTTTCTGGCAGGAAAAGGGCAGTCTCGAACAGCATCGCGAGTACCTGATCAAGCTCGAAGCCGACCCGCACACCCTGACGCTGATTGGTTGTTTCGACGACCAGCCGTTTGCCTATTTCGAAGCCTACTGGGCCAAGGAAGACCGCATCGCACCTTTCTATGAGGCGGGTGATTACGATCGTGGCATTCATATGCTGGTGGGCGAAGAAAATCACCGTGGCCCGCACAAGGTGGCGAGTTGGTTATCGGCGCTGGTGCATTACCTGTTTCTTGATGACCCGCGCACCCAGCGAGTGGTCGCCGAACCCCGCGCCGACAACGGCAAGATGATCGGGTACATGCAGAGTCAGCGATTCCATTGCGAGAAGGAATTCGATTTCCCGCACAAGCGCGCCGCGTTGATGGTGCTGGGGCGTGAGCGGTTTTTTGATCGGTGTGGGGTGGTTTGA
- a CDS encoding RNA polymerase factor sigma-70 yields MTEQVSTSRCDSPLLQAFVDNRLILVKIAARITGCRSRAEDVVQDAFFRLQSAPQITSSIKAQLSYLFQIVRNLAIDHYRKQALEQKYSGPEEEGLNVVIQGASPETSHINFSTLENIADALTELPSRTRYAFEMYRLHGVPQKDIAKELGVSPTLVNFMIRDALVHCRKVSGSRADTFANR; encoded by the coding sequence ATGACGGAACAAGTTTCCACAAGCAGGTGCGATTCGCCGCTACTTCAGGCATTCGTCGACAATCGACTGATACTGGTCAAGATTGCAGCCCGCATCACCGGCTGCCGCTCGCGTGCTGAAGACGTGGTGCAGGACGCATTCTTCCGACTGCAATCGGCGCCGCAGATCACGTCTTCGATCAAGGCTCAGCTCAGCTATCTGTTCCAGATCGTGCGCAACCTGGCGATCGATCACTACCGCAAACAGGCACTGGAGCAGAAATATTCCGGGCCTGAAGAGGAAGGTCTGAACGTGGTGATCCAGGGTGCCTCGCCGGAAACGTCACACATCAATTTTTCCACCCTGGAAAACATCGCCGACGCGCTGACGGAGTTGCCGAGCCGCACCCGCTACGCCTTCGAGATGTACCGCCTGCACGGCGTGCCGCAAAAGGACATCGCCAAGGAACTCGGCGTCTCGCCGACCCTGGTGAATTTCATGATTCGTGATGCGCTGGTGCACTGCCGCAAGGTGTCGGGCAGTCGCGCGGACACTTTTGCCAATCGCTAA